GAGAAGCGTTTGGATGCTAAACGTAACGGGCAATTTTTGCTTTAAGCTTCAGGCAGTAAGCCGTAGGCTTTGAAGCGAATTAAAAATTTTAATAAGTTTTTCAAAAAGCTTATTGCATATTGCTTTAAGCTTACCGCAATTCTTAACGTTTTGAGAATTGGAATCTCTTTCTTGCTTTTTTCTGACCTGGCTTCTTTCTTTCCACCATTCTTGCGTCTCTTGTAAGTAAACCAGCTGGCTTTAATGCTAATCTGAACTCAGCGTTGATTTCGCATAAAGCTCTTGAAATACCTAATCTGATAGCTTCTGCCTGACCTGTATTTCCACCACCGAATACGTTTACGGTAACGTCATACTGACCAACAGTCTCAGAAAGGATAAACGGTTGGTTTAATTTGTAAACCATCACGTCTGTAGAGAAATATTCTTTAGCATCTTTACCGTTTACTGTAATGTTTCCAGAACCTGGTCTTACA
The window above is part of the Chryseobacterium sp. MA9 genome. Proteins encoded here:
- the rpsI gene encoding 30S ribosomal protein S9 produces the protein MSIVHKIGRRKTSVARVYVRPGSGNITVNGKDAKEYFSTDVMVYKLNQPFILSETVGQYDVTVNVFGGGNTGQAEAIRLGISRALCEINAEFRLALKPAGLLTRDARMVERKKPGQKKARKRFQFSKR